Proteins from a genomic interval of Enterococcus faecium:
- a CDS encoding helix-turn-helix domain-containing protein, giving the protein MDSDDSFTIYPVSTFSEESGYVINTDSKDTLRKFVQKFRQEVFPGDFFVVSDSFAIQDINEIFQEIRNCTKGQRFYHKGKNLAYQHELLPLLTNHEQQASSYLTKIVHKDYALAVKELENFFTTILEQPIDPAYLKHEAINRFYALLNALADEHVGNEELSLLKIALPSLLADAEYFEDFSILVKETLEKLTHFSANAKKDNFDILTLIYEFVQENYEKEINLQLLSEKYHFSYSYLSAIFTEKFGINFSKYLKKVRISKAKLFLTETRLTLTEICEKVGYTELGYFSRVFKEETGMTPSQYRKGTFVK; this is encoded by the coding sequence ATGGATAGCGACGATTCGTTTACTATTTATCCTGTTTCTACCTTTTCGGAAGAATCCGGCTATGTAATCAATACTGATTCCAAAGATACACTTAGGAAGTTTGTTCAAAAGTTTCGTCAAGAAGTTTTTCCAGGTGATTTTTTTGTTGTTTCTGATTCTTTTGCAATCCAAGATATCAATGAAATATTCCAAGAGATCAGAAATTGCACCAAAGGACAACGTTTCTATCATAAGGGAAAGAACCTTGCTTATCAGCATGAACTTCTTCCGTTATTAACCAACCACGAGCAGCAAGCAAGTAGTTATTTAACAAAAATCGTTCATAAAGACTACGCTTTAGCTGTCAAAGAACTTGAGAATTTCTTCACGACGATATTGGAACAGCCTATTGATCCAGCTTATTTGAAACATGAGGCAATCAATCGTTTCTATGCATTACTCAACGCTTTGGCTGACGAGCATGTTGGGAATGAAGAACTTTCTTTGCTCAAGATCGCCCTTCCTTCTTTATTAGCCGATGCTGAGTATTTCGAAGATTTTTCTATTCTTGTCAAAGAAACACTTGAGAAACTCACCCACTTTTCTGCAAATGCAAAAAAAGACAATTTCGATATCTTGACTTTGATCTACGAGTTCGTCCAGGAAAATTATGAGAAAGAAATCAATTTACAACTTTTATCCGAAAAATATCATTTTTCATATAGCTATCTCTCAGCCATCTTTACTGAAAAATTTGGTATCAACTTTTCAAAATATCTAAAAAAAGTCCGTATCAGTAAAGCCAAGCTCTTTTTGACGGAAACACGGCTTACTTTGACGGAAATCTGTGAGAAAGTCGGCTATACCGAACTGGGTTATTTCTCCAGAGTTTTTAAAGAAGAGACAGGAATGACACCTTCTCAATACCGTAAAGGAACTTTTGTAAAATGA
- a CDS encoding ABC transporter substrate-binding protein encodes MNIRKLIAGVVCLAAASGFLTGCGSASSTADKEEKVTVWAWDETFNIKAVNEAKKVYENEETEIEVVTMSQDDIVQKLNTALASGNTEGLPNIVLIEDYRIQGYLTSYPDAFANLSAIVKEDHFAPYKFAVNKVGDKIYGVPFDSGVTANFYRTDLMAEAGYTEEDMENLKWDEYIQVARDVKEKTGKKIAEVNPSDLGRVRMIMQQAGEWYTSEDGETVTIQDNASLKYGLELFATLLKEDLVEQTSDWNAGVTAIQSGAVASSPTGAWYSSTIQGAENQSGKWKIAPIPALPENLQKAQASNLGGAGWYVIKGVAGEDSAKDFLEATFASNEELMGTLAKEIGLVSTMLSANEQEAYQEASEFYSGQKIFDDFSTWTSEIPEVNYGHETYAIEAVVAEALHRIINGEETDKVLADTQKQVEAQLAN; translated from the coding sequence ATGAACATCAGAAAGTTAATTGCTGGAGTCGTTTGTTTAGCGGCAGCATCAGGTTTCTTAACAGGATGCGGAAGTGCTAGTAGTACAGCAGACAAAGAAGAAAAAGTCACTGTCTGGGCGTGGGATGAGACATTCAATATCAAAGCAGTGAATGAAGCAAAAAAAGTTTATGAGAACGAAGAAACAGAGATAGAAGTTGTTACGATGTCTCAGGATGATATCGTTCAGAAACTGAACACCGCTTTAGCGAGCGGGAATACAGAAGGATTGCCCAATATCGTCTTGATTGAAGATTATAGGATACAAGGCTATTTGACTTCTTATCCAGATGCATTCGCTAATTTGTCTGCTATTGTAAAGGAAGATCATTTTGCACCGTATAAATTTGCGGTAAACAAAGTAGGAGATAAAATATACGGTGTTCCTTTCGATTCGGGCGTAACAGCAAACTTCTATCGTACGGATCTGATGGCAGAAGCAGGTTATACAGAAGAGGATATGGAGAATCTGAAGTGGGACGAGTATATTCAAGTAGCGCGAGATGTCAAAGAAAAGACGGGAAAGAAAATCGCTGAAGTCAATCCTTCTGACCTTGGTCGAGTAAGGATGATTATGCAACAGGCAGGAGAATGGTATACATCTGAAGATGGGGAGACAGTCACGATCCAAGACAATGCATCTTTAAAGTATGGTCTTGAATTGTTTGCCACTCTTTTGAAAGAAGATCTAGTCGAACAAACCTCTGACTGGAATGCTGGAGTAACTGCGATACAATCAGGAGCAGTAGCTTCTAGCCCAACTGGCGCTTGGTATTCTTCAACGATCCAAGGAGCAGAAAACCAATCTGGAAAATGGAAGATTGCACCAATACCTGCACTTCCAGAAAATCTGCAAAAAGCGCAAGCTTCTAACCTTGGCGGCGCTGGCTGGTATGTGATCAAAGGAGTAGCTGGAGAAGATTCAGCGAAAGATTTCCTAGAAGCAACGTTTGCTTCGAATGAAGAACTGATGGGCACTCTTGCGAAAGAAATCGGACTAGTATCTACGATGCTTAGCGCGAATGAACAAGAAGCTTATCAAGAAGCTTCTGAATTTTACAGTGGTCAAAAGATCTTTGACGATTTTTCAACATGGACATCTGAAATACCAGAAGTGAATTACGGACATGAGACCTATGCAATTGAAGCAGTCGTAGCTGAAGCTCTTCATCGAATCATCAATGGAGAAGAGACAGACAAGGTACTAGCAGATACACAAAAACAAGTAGAAGCACAATTGGCTAATTGA
- a CDS encoding carbohydrate ABC transporter permease — protein MKQKDLFKNGHAFLILPVILISIMVFIPMVLALITSFQSGPPVNMTFNGLGNYQRMLTDATFKKAFFNTFLYLLVQVPIMLFLALFISNLLNDKKLKYKGLFRTAIFLPCITSMVSYSLIMKSLFSQSGLVNNLLLGIGMIDTPIGWLTHPIWARVLIILSITWRWTGYNMIFFLSGMQNIDSEIYEAASIDGASKWQQFIKVTIPNLKPIILFTSITSTIGTLQLFDEVQNITGGGPANATTTLSQYIYNLSYKFTPNFGYAAAVSFVIVSFIVILSIIQTKVGGESR, from the coding sequence ATGAAGCAGAAAGATTTATTCAAAAACGGGCATGCTTTTTTAATCTTGCCAGTCATTTTGATATCAATCATGGTTTTTATTCCGATGGTTTTGGCTTTGATCACGTCTTTTCAAAGTGGTCCCCCTGTCAATATGACATTTAACGGGTTAGGTAATTATCAGCGGATGTTGACAGATGCAACTTTTAAAAAAGCTTTTTTTAATACATTCCTGTATTTACTTGTACAAGTACCGATCATGTTGTTTCTAGCACTTTTTATTTCCAACCTTTTAAATGATAAAAAGTTGAAATATAAAGGGTTGTTTCGAACCGCTATCTTTCTTCCATGTATCACTTCGATGGTCAGTTATTCTCTGATCATGAAAAGTCTATTTTCTCAATCTGGCCTTGTAAACAACTTGTTGTTGGGCATTGGTATGATTGACACACCGATTGGCTGGTTGACTCATCCAATTTGGGCGAGAGTTCTGATCATTCTTTCGATCACTTGGCGTTGGACTGGATACAATATGATTTTTTTCCTTTCAGGCATGCAAAATATTGATTCGGAGATTTATGAAGCAGCATCTATTGACGGTGCTTCTAAATGGCAGCAGTTTATCAAAGTGACGATCCCAAATTTAAAACCAATCATTTTGTTTACTTCCATTACTTCGACGATCGGGACATTGCAGCTTTTTGATGAAGTACAAAATATTACTGGCGGGGGACCAGCAAATGCAACGACCACCCTATCTCAATACATCTATAATTTGAGTTATAAATTCACGCCTAATTTTGGATATGCGGCAGCAGTTTCCTTTGTTATTGTTTCCTTTATTGTGATATTGTCGATAATCCAAACGAAAGTAGGAGGAGAAAGTCGATGA
- a CDS encoding carbohydrate ABC transporter permease — protein MKNMVEKETIERPNVKKQALELRSTIGSVLKYTALSILSFISIFPFVWMVLGMTNTPVDITSGKIKIGSNLIINFQNLFSNELNFTRSLWNSAMIALVTTVFALLISSMSGYGFEIYQSKRKDLIFNILLLSMMVPFAALMIPLYRMFSQLNGTVLGINSFLVVILPSVSTAFLIFFFRQNVKSFPKDLVEAARLDGLKELSIFFRVYMPTAKNTYAAAAIITFMSSWNNYLWPLVALQSPDKRTVPLVLSAMGASYTPDYGMIMAGLVIATLPTAIVFFVLQKQFVQGMIGSVK, from the coding sequence ATGAAAAATATGGTAGAAAAAGAAACAATCGAACGCCCCAACGTCAAAAAACAAGCATTAGAACTTCGTTCGACAATTGGGTCAGTATTAAAGTATACAGCATTAAGCATCCTATCATTTATTTCCATTTTCCCTTTTGTCTGGATGGTTTTGGGAATGACGAATACACCCGTGGATATCACATCGGGAAAAATAAAGATTGGCAGTAACTTGATCATCAATTTTCAAAATTTGTTTTCCAATGAGCTGAATTTTACTCGTTCCCTTTGGAATTCAGCGATGATCGCTTTGGTGACCACTGTGTTTGCATTGCTGATTTCGTCAATGTCAGGATATGGATTTGAGATTTATCAAAGTAAACGAAAAGACCTAATTTTCAATATTCTACTGCTATCGATGATGGTTCCTTTTGCGGCATTGATGATCCCTTTATATCGAATGTTTTCACAATTGAACGGAACGGTTTTGGGAATCAACAGTTTCTTGGTTGTCATCCTGCCATCTGTTAGCACTGCTTTTTTGATCTTCTTCTTTCGACAAAATGTTAAATCTTTTCCAAAAGATCTAGTAGAAGCCGCTCGATTAGACGGTCTAAAAGAACTAAGTATTTTTTTTAGAGTGTATATGCCGACGGCTAAAAATACCTATGCCGCGGCTGCAATCATCACATTCATGAGTAGCTGGAACAATTATTTATGGCCCTTAGTAGCTTTGCAATCTCCTGATAAACGGACGGTTCCGCTTGTTTTATCTGCTATGGGTGCTTCCTATACACCAGACTATGGAATGATCATGGCTGGATTAGTCATCGCTACTTTACCAACTGCCATCGTATTTTTTGTTTTGCAAAAGCAATTCGTTCAAGGAATGATCGGCTCTGTAAAATAA
- a CDS encoding DUF1538 domain-containing protein, which yields MLKNFKEVIAAILPMTVLIVILTFVFAPLEGEDLASFLVGAAIMMIGMTLFLFGADYSMMEVGDLVGKYMIKKKSLTVLVSLGFAIGIVITIAEPSVQVLGQQVYDISDGEIGRVLLIGIVSVGTGVFLAFALLRVVFKLSYYQLMAIGYIGVLIASFFTSSEFMPIAFDSGGVTTGPVTVPFILALAGGMTSMIKQKKNENDSFGMVGIASLGPILAVMILGVIFQ from the coding sequence ATGCTAAAAAATTTTAAAGAAGTGATTGCTGCTATATTGCCGATGACTGTCCTGATTGTCATTTTAACGTTTGTTTTTGCACCGTTAGAAGGAGAAGACCTCGCTTCATTTCTGGTTGGTGCGGCAATCATGATGATCGGAATGACGCTCTTTTTGTTTGGAGCAGATTATTCTATGATGGAAGTCGGAGATCTAGTAGGGAAATATATGATCAAAAAGAAAAGTTTGACTGTTTTGGTCAGTTTGGGATTTGCTATCGGGATCGTGATCACGATTGCTGAACCTTCCGTGCAAGTTTTGGGACAACAAGTATATGATATATCTGACGGAGAGATTGGCAGAGTGTTGCTGATTGGGATCGTCAGCGTCGGCACTGGAGTATTTCTAGCCTTTGCGCTGCTTCGGGTCGTATTCAAGCTATCCTATTATCAATTGATGGCTATAGGCTACATAGGCGTTTTGATCGCCTCATTTTTCACCAGTTCCGAATTTATGCCGATTGCTTTTGATTCGGGGGGAGTGACTACTGGTCCAGTAACTGTTCCATTTATCTTGGCCCTTGCCGGAGGGATGACTAGTATGATCAAACAAAAGAAAAATGAAAATGACAGTTTTGGAATGGTCGGTATTGCTTCGTTAGGGCCGATTCTTGCCGTGATGATTTTGGGGGTGATCTTCCAATGA
- a CDS encoding DUF1538 domain-containing protein, with the protein MSFWQQVIDGIEIVTMEVILAVAPIVILFVLMNIISFRMRKKRFFDIMKGFLITTIGLILFLHGVNMAYVPVGQHLGSAIAGLPYNYILVPLGFLMGFLVGFAEPAIHVMVKQVEELSEGRIRSKIMLMVISIGIGAAVGLSMWRLLVGFSLYYFLIPGYGLAFILGRKVDKIFLAMAFDNGGVATGPMCSTFILSMSVAIAAQIEGRDPIIDGFGVVAMIALTPILSTLVLGYIYKRKDEKDRIEKERLQKLGESK; encoded by the coding sequence ATGAGTTTCTGGCAGCAAGTGATAGATGGAATCGAAATCGTTACCATGGAAGTCATTTTGGCAGTGGCACCTATCGTAATCCTATTTGTTTTAATGAATATCATTAGTTTTCGTATGCGCAAAAAGCGTTTCTTTGACATTATGAAAGGTTTCTTGATAACGACTATTGGGTTGATCCTTTTCCTGCACGGAGTCAATATGGCTTATGTACCGGTAGGACAGCATTTAGGCAGTGCTATTGCGGGATTGCCTTACAATTATATACTGGTTCCCCTTGGCTTTTTAATGGGGTTCTTAGTAGGGTTTGCTGAGCCGGCGATTCATGTAATGGTCAAACAGGTTGAAGAATTGAGCGAGGGGAGAATCCGATCGAAAATCATGCTGATGGTAATTTCAATTGGGATCGGCGCAGCAGTAGGATTGTCTATGTGGCGTTTGCTCGTCGGATTCTCTCTTTATTATTTCTTGATCCCAGGATACGGGCTAGCATTTATTTTAGGACGAAAAGTGGACAAGATCTTTTTAGCAATGGCTTTTGATAACGGTGGAGTAGCAACGGGCCCGATGTGTTCGACATTTATTTTATCAATGAGCGTGGCAATCGCTGCACAAATTGAAGGAAGAGATCCGATCATTGACGGGTTTGGTGTGGTTGCAATGATTGCATTGACACCAATATTATCCACTTTAGTACTAGGATATATTTATAAACGAAAAGATGAAAAAGACAGAATCGAAAAAGAAAGATTGCAAAAATTGGGGGAAAGCAAATGA
- a CDS encoding P-II family nitrogen regulator, whose protein sequence is MKDLVALNLHMIVTIVDGGMGEDVIDFSKEAGAAGGTILHGRGSGVHDSGKFLGLDISPEKDIVLTLVPDSLTNKVMDAIGQGINIDIPGNGICFSIDVDKVIGITKIHQYREIIGMQELLDENNDREKSES, encoded by the coding sequence ATGAAAGATCTTGTAGCATTGAATCTTCACATGATTGTGACGATCGTTGACGGAGGAATGGGCGAAGATGTTATCGACTTTTCAAAAGAAGCAGGTGCAGCAGGCGGAACGATCTTACATGGAAGAGGTTCTGGTGTACATGATTCAGGGAAATTTTTAGGTTTGGACATTTCGCCAGAAAAAGATATTGTGTTGACATTAGTACCCGATAGTTTGACGAATAAAGTAATGGATGCGATTGGTCAAGGCATCAACATCGATATTCCAGGTAATGGTATTTGTTTTAGTATTGATGTAGACAAAGTCATTGGTATCACTAAGATTCATCAATATCGAGAAATTATCGGAATGCAAGAACTTTTAGATGAAAATAACGATAGAGAAAAGTCTGAATCATAG